A window of the Gammaproteobacteria bacterium genome harbors these coding sequences:
- a CDS encoding cytochrome c1: MNRRSIILLVSLLVCSGNAIANESVALKKIELDQSPDTVRQGAHIAMQVCTLCHDLKYIKYSNLLQIGYSQEQVDALRGDRKMSDTIKASMAPAAQEHHFGMIPPDLSLMAKARKGGADYIYSLLTSYHAKEPGHIDNHAFPGLRMPDVLNYTVYTEPEERKQIEHKAQQVARFLEWAADPHADQRRQMGYYVMAYLLLLSFMLYLLKRKVWRNIH; this comes from the coding sequence ATGAACCGCCGCTCTATCATTTTGCTCGTTTCTTTGCTCGTCTGTAGTGGAAATGCCATCGCCAATGAAAGCGTAGCGTTAAAAAAAATTGAGCTAGACCAGTCCCCTGATACAGTTCGTCAGGGGGCTCATATCGCCATGCAGGTATGTACACTGTGCCATGACCTGAAATACATCAAGTACAGCAATTTACTGCAAATCGGTTATAGCCAGGAGCAAGTGGATGCCTTGCGGGGTGACAGAAAAATGAGCGATACGATCAAAGCCAGTATGGCTCCCGCTGCCCAAGAACATCATTTCGGCATGATCCCACCGGATTTATCGCTGATGGCCAAAGCTCGCAAGGGCGGGGCTGACTACATTTATTCCTTGCTCACCAGCTATCATGCCAAAGAGCCAGGACATATCGACAATCACGCTTTCCCTGGATTGCGCATGCCCGATGTGCTCAATTACACAGTCTATACCGAACCAGAAGAACGCAAGCAAATTGAACATAAAGCCCAGCAAGTCGCACGATTCTTGGAATGGGCTGCTGACCCGCATGCTGATCAGCGTCGCCAAATGGGCTATTACGTGATGGCGTACTTGTTATTGCTATCATTCATGCTGTACCTGCTAAAACGCAAAGTCTGGCGCAACATTCATTAA
- a CDS encoding cytochrome b N-terminal domain-containing protein, which translates to MNKLIQWIDQRFPLTFFIKHELTEYPVPRNLSYWWNFGSLAAFVLVIQLITGIFLAMHYKADAATAFQSVEHIMRDVNYGWLIRYMHSTGASFFFIVIYIHMARTLYYGSYRAPRELMWWTGQGLLLLLMATAFMGYLLPWGQMSYWGAQVITNLFGATPIIGDQIVIWLRGDFSVGDATLTRFFALHYLFPFIIVAAVVIHMVALHMVRSSNPSGINLAAKDNIPFHPYYTIKDLYGLALFLLVYCYFVFFSPNTFIEADNYIPANPMQTPAHIVPEWYFLPFYAILRAIPDLLGGVVAMGLSVVIFAAMPYLDRSKIPGGARYRPAYRALFYIFCIDILVLSYVGIMPPEGNLIAIGQVATFVYFALFCLLPFLSKTEERWLMRRGLPQPVLDLIAEEEKQRAQRSKKQ; encoded by the coding sequence ATGAACAAACTGATTCAGTGGATAGATCAGCGCTTTCCGCTCACATTTTTTATCAAACATGAATTAACCGAGTATCCCGTTCCTCGCAATCTCAGCTATTGGTGGAATTTCGGCTCTCTGGCTGCTTTTGTACTGGTCATACAATTGATCACCGGCATTTTTCTCGCGATGCACTACAAAGCCGACGCAGCAACAGCCTTCCAGTCAGTTGAACACATCATGCGTGATGTGAATTATGGCTGGCTGATTCGCTACATGCATTCCACCGGCGCATCATTCTTTTTCATCGTCATCTACATCCACATGGCGCGTACTTTGTACTACGGCTCGTATCGCGCCCCCAGAGAGCTGATGTGGTGGACAGGTCAAGGATTGCTGCTACTGTTGATGGCCACGGCGTTCATGGGTTACCTGTTACCGTGGGGACAAATGTCTTATTGGGGCGCGCAAGTCATCACCAATTTATTTGGAGCAACCCCCATCATCGGCGACCAGATAGTTATCTGGCTACGCGGTGATTTCTCGGTGGGTGATGCGACCTTAACCAGATTTTTTGCACTGCATTACCTGTTTCCATTTATCATCGTCGCTGCCGTTGTCATCCACATGGTGGCACTGCACATGGTGCGGAGCAGCAATCCATCAGGAATCAATTTAGCTGCCAAGGATAATATTCCATTTCATCCCTACTACACCATCAAAGACTTGTATGGCTTAGCGCTGTTTTTGTTGGTGTATTGTTACTTTGTTTTCTTCAGCCCAAACACATTCATCGAAGCAGACAATTACATTCCTGCGAATCCGATGCAAACCCCCGCGCACATCGTACCCGAATGGTATTTCCTGCCGTTCTACGCCATTTTGCGCGCCATTCCTGACTTGCTAGGTGGAGTTGTCGCTATGGGATTATCCGTCGTCATCTTCGCCGCCATGCCATATCTTGATCGTTCAAAAATACCAGGCGGTGCTCGCTATCGTCCTGCCTATCGCGCTTTGTTTTATATTTTCTGCATTGACATACTGGTACTCAGCTACGTCGGCATTATGCCTCCAGAAGGAAACTTGATTGCCATTGGCCAAGTCGCAACCTTTGTTTATTTTGCGCTGTTTTGTTTGCTGCCATTCTTATCCAAAACCGAGGAACGGTGGCTAATGCGCAGAGGTCTGCCACAACCGGTACTGGATTTGATCGCCGAAGAAGAAAAACAACGCGCCCAGAGGAGCAAAAAGCAATGA